The Glycine max cultivar Williams 82 chromosome 3, Glycine_max_v4.0, whole genome shotgun sequence sequence CATTgacttatttgaatttttattaattttaagaactaaacaTCAATGGAATACAAATTTAAGactaaatttaatgtttatttttttcttaaatacatttttatatcggtatcatacttgtttttagtttactatctatttttaaaaaaaattattttactttaaacttttacttttaatatttattattagtttaaattcattaaataataatgcaaCAATATATTAATCTATCAGATCATTATGTTAGTATACTACGTCATCACTTAATAAATAGATATTagcatataaaaaacaaaaatttgaaaatatcagttaataaaataaataaaaaatagatgataaactaaaaaataggtATATTACAacttacaattattaaaaacatatttttttaaaaaaattattatttatgtagCATTAGGTGGCAAAGTATGTGTGGTTGACTGATGGGGCAGTTCAGAGAGTTGATGTGGGAGACGCGCAGTAAATCGCTACCCCACCCGCTCACTCACAACCCAACCCGTGTTTGTGTTTCAAAGTCTCCCTCTCTCTGTTTTCATCTTTCTTTCGCTTCAAATCTTGCATTCTATTTTCACTCCCTCAAATCCTCTCGCTGTTTCACCTTTCTCATGCCGTTCTTCTCTGTTATTTGAGGTCACAACTCTCTTTCCCCTTTCTCTCTATACTcaattttatttctgtttttttttttcctactttgtgggtttttatattttttacgcAATTTCTGGATGTTTCAGCTAAagggtttacattatgctttaATTATGTGTAGCCCTGCAACAGTTAGTTGTTGTAGCTACAAACCCTACACCAAAATCCCATATTTTTAATGTGGGACTCAAGTCCCATACCATGCCTTTCAATTGGATCCTAAGTTAAGAAATAACTGATCAATGCAATAATTTGATTGCTTCCTATATGTATAGCAACAAGTTCTAGAACAGGTCTGTATATTTATTTGTCTATAATCTCCACatgtattatttttgtaattgcaATGTATGCCactactcctttttttttttttatatcgataaatgttagttgttagtatTGATAGTTTTCTGTTAGCGGGGGATTCGAACCCCCTTCCCTTCTCCTTTCACCACTAGACTAATCTTATATCTCCTTGTATGTCACTACTTGCTAACATCCACCTGCTTTGCAGCATAGTATTGGAACTGAATTTCAACCTTCTGATTTGCAAATGAACTTTTTAGATTACCAaagttttatgaatttttattgcAAGTTAAGAAACTTCTGTAGATTTAATACTCTTCCTTAGGAAATCATTGAAATCAGAATTAGTCTTAATTATGTCAATTTGATCATTATCCTGTGTGGCTCCTTTCCCTTCCCTTTCCGGACTTTTGTCTGTGAATAGTGATTTACTATAGGGAGTAGGTCTTAGAAATTACAACCTCCGGattcaaatataagcaaaaaaaaaaatgctttggtCTTGGATTTAAATATAAGCAAATCTCAACTAATTTTACTTCATTTAATGAGTCTCTAAAATATCGTTCATTTACTTGGAGTTTTAATTccaattactccttttttttctttcatgatATCAAATTCTAACTGAAGACACTTTaggaaaataacttattttttgatTGAGATTGGTGCaatttattgttgttaacaAACCTTTTTAGTTAGagtgaaacaatttttttttttgcttatatttgaatCCGGGGTAAGTACCTAGGAGACATCTCCCGTAGCCATAGGTTTTTTTTCCACATTTAACTTTCCCTGGAGTCTAGAGTACTATCTAActgtttcatttatttatttttgttcaaatGAGGTTTCCTCACATCTTTTTGGGATATTGtgtttgaaatatattaaaCCAAGTATACCATCTGCCCATTCTCATGCTACTATTATGCTTTGAtgttaaacatttaaaaatgaaCTTGACATTTTAAAGGCTGTTCATTTTATCATAATGGAGTATTATGCAATTGTGAAACATAATCTTGAAACAAGCATAGCTTTATTATTtagtcataatttaaattttggattgatgagttatataatttttcagtTCAGATATAATTTGTTATTGGTAATCCTAGAGAGCACTATGAGACACTACATACTTTTGTGTTGGCCATGTTAGCAAAacattttatgcctttttattgACTAAtttctgaaagaaaaaaaatgtttttactttCTTGTATTCAAAAGAATGCAGGTTTCTTCAATTGttttttgatttaaattatgtttgcttGGCAGTCAAAGGATTATCCCCATGTCAGTTGCACCAGTTGACGGTATTCCCTCATTAAACAGTGATCTCTTCTATGATATATTTCGTCGACTTGATGGTGCAACATTGGCTAGTGCAGCATGTACTTGTGCAGCGCTGTGTTCCATCTCAAAAGAAGAGAGTTTATGGGAGAACGTATGTTCCTCTATGTGGCCTTCAACCAATAGAGAGGATGTCAAAAGTTTAATATCTTCTGTTGGTGGATTCAGAAAATTCTATGCAGATTGTTTCCCACTTATTGTAAACAAGGAGGTTGTAGGGTATCAACCAAACAACTATCTCGAGTACCCGGACAATTGGACTGAAGCTGAATATTATGGGGACATGAATGAATCTGAAAGCATCTCTCCATCAGATTTTGTTTCTATAGTAGATATTAGGTTCAAGGGGAAACCAATCTGTTCCAAAGTTCTGTGGGGAATTCCAAATGCAAATGGCTATGATGGTTGGTTCTATAACTGCCCTTTCCGGATTGATATTCTCACTTATGCAGAtagagatgataacaatgatggaGCGGTTCACCTTTCTGTATCTGATGGTCTGCCACCAATTACATCCTTGGAGAGGGAAAGGAAAGATGGGAAGCTGTGGCGGGAACTCCGTGAAGGGCTCCAGCTTAGTTGGATTATAGTAAACAGGAAAATAAAGCAAGCTGCAAATCTTGCTAGCTGGAGCCCTCTTGGTGGTCAAAGACACTGGCCAACCGATAAGGATTTTGTTATCCGCTTTGGATCAGTTCTACCCGCCAAGGACATTCTTCCTTGTCAGGTAGCAGAGTGTATCCTTATTATGAAGTTTAGAGTGATTCACACTGAAGAAGATGGGTTTCAAACAACTCTTAAATTAACAGAGCTGAGCATGCAGTTGGAAGACATGGAAGGTGCTCATGTTAATGGAAGAAACAGTTTGCTTATACTTAAGGAAGCACTTAGCAGCCGAAGGAGCAAAAATTATGGTGAAGTACTCGAGTCTTGTCATATGTATTCAAAAGTACAGAATGAGTTGAAAGAGGAGAAGATGAGAAACGAAAGTCGGTTGGACAGACTTTGTATTTTAAGTGGCATTGCAGCATTTATGACGTTCTGGTACTGTGTTTTATGAAATGGTAGCGCATAGTCATTTAGTGGAATATGCTAATGTAGCTCTAACAAATGCTGGACCTTGGCACTCCTGTGTAAGATGTGGTTTTGCTTACCATAATAAACAAATCAATAAACAGCAACGCCCCTGGTTTGAGATTTATAATTCTACCTGTATGATCATTTGTACAAATTCAGCAGAGGGGATTACAAAAACATTTGTGTTAAACCTCACTCAGACTACGAAGTAGGAATGTTGTTTATGTGGagctatttttaaattaagttatgCTATAAGCATAACAAGagctaaaaaatatactaacaagattcattttattaactttattcAATCTTCCACTAGAATCGCTTCTGTTTGCTTAAAAATACTAATTCTGCACTTGGTTTCCTTCTTCGAAGTTATGAAGCATAACCatcttcatttttgtttctaCAGTAATGCCCTACTTTTAAGAATGTCTCTCACTGCATTTATATTTGTTCTTTGTGCATTTTTGGTTTAGTTTAATATTGAAAAGATTACCTTTACTAAAAGttcttttaagaaataaaaaaaattaagttaaattaaacATAGCTAATAATATTCCTCTGCAGTCTGCAACTTGAAAAACTTTGCAGGGCTGCTTTTCCGAGCATGGCAAACAAACTCACGCCATGGGCACTCGCCCAAACCTGTTTAGACTTTGAGGAGAAAAACCGGTTTTGATGATTATCTAATATTGTGTTTGATATAGATAAGAGAAATAGAGTAgatggaaataaataataatagagtAAAAATAGGTGAGAAATAAAGTTGTTTggttaaaaagaaatagaaaaaagatgAGGAGAGAGATGGAAAGATGAGTAGAAATAATATATGTAACAAACACAGCGTAAGTCAGGGGAGGAGACATGATAGGATACCCGCTTTAGGAAATTACAAAACTGGTCTCATATATATGAAAACATGTTAGGTTTATGTGATCTAAATGAACCATGGCTACCATTTGAATGTGTTCTCCTTCTCCTTCACTCTATGACTCTCTTTCACCCGCCACTGCCCATTGTCAGGCGTCAGTCACCATATGTGATATGCCACTGCTAGAGATTTTGATTCTTCTCCCACATTGTTTTATTATTCCTATTTTTGGTACTTTCAAGTCAACAGTAGCATTTTTCTTCATTCTAATATCATTCTTTGCTTTTATGCAGTTTTTAGTTCTCTGTCAAATTTTTAAGCCTTCTATATAATAGTGTATCTATGCAACCATTGTCAAAGGAGAAATAAACCAATTATCTTGATTCAGGCTCGCTTTTCAATATGGTACTCACCTCTTTAATTTTCTGAGCAAGTGGTGTGTATCTATATAATTGGCAATTGTCTTTTTTAATTGGGATATGGGTAGGAAGACGAGCGTAGTTTATGGTTCATGTTTTGAAATGTTGACTTCCATATTTATTCGGATTTTGTGCTATATGGTTTTGGTGGTTGGAAAAAATCAATGCTACAAGATGAAGAAAAACACGTTTGGTTATCTAGCAGGGGCTTATAAGTGGGGGACAGtttgttaaaagaaattttCATGCAGTTGGCAAGGGAGAAAGTATTACAGCATTTGCTATCAGCATGTCTCTTTAATTTTCACTAAAATGTCTGTGATGGGATACAATTTTGCTATGTGCAAGTAGAGCTgataattaaatgttttaatgcAATCTCCTATCTACTCTTTGAAGTATAGACTGCTTTGTTGTAGTTGTCAGTTTAGTGACACATGGATGCATGCTCATTTGCTTACAACAAATTGGTGGGGGAATCATCATAGATTGTCCCTGATATCTCTTGCATTCATCAGCTTAATTACTTGGAAATTTTGCAATGGGAATGAATATTATGGGTATGTTATGAAACtaatatgtatgttttatttgcTAAAATCTATCCGTCATGGACCTATAACGTATTTGATTATGaacttgtttggataaacttatttataagtatttttaaaagaaaaaataaataaaaaaataaaataaattttttcataaattaaaattagtttatgcatAAGCTAATGTGTAGAATCtcttaaagataaattttagtttatgcattaactaatttaacttattgagatattcattattttttgcttaGAAATGCTCTGGTTGGctgaagtttatccaaacataacTTATAAGGGGAGGTTTAGTAGACGAAAAGTTTATACTTTATCAAGAATCATAAATTGAAAAACTATGATTCTCACATTTGGTttgcaattaataaaaaaaaattgtcagaaAACTAAGATTCCCGAAAAACAATTTTAGCCCACATTTTGGCAAAAACATTTTCaaggaaaagggtgagaatccAACTTACTTGAGTAAAGGAAAAactttaattacatattttatagaaatatttaattcacaggaaacatattaaaattaatattttacacaTTATAATAATCATGATTATCAGGAATTAACTTTTCTGGTGATCATGATTCCcagatattaaagaaaaaaaaatccctgcCAAACACTCCTAAGTGGAATTTGACTGGGGGAGTGTACAGCTGGGTGGACTAGCCCAAAGCAAAGGTATAGAATTATGCTCGAATTTGGGTTCTTGCTGCTGGTCATCACACAGGCCAGTGTTCCTTTTTGTACGGATTCCAATTTTTGGGTCAAACTATGGATTGATGGGGGATCAAGGGCAGTTGCTTCTTGTACTTCACAAATTACTTCCTGCACCTCTTTAACATTCTAAAAATGCTAATTGAGAATGTAACATTATATTCTGGATTAACATTTACATTCCAATTAGCCTTTTCGATAGGGGAGGCAAAATTCctgaccaagaaaaaaaaatcgaatCATGCAACCTAATTTAAAgggtaataattaaaaattaaaatggcagTAAGAGTGTGTAAGCAAAAATTGAATCATCCAATCTAATTTAAACTACATTTTATCATATTCAAtcgattatttttttcttcaaaaaagtaatttaaaccaaatcaaattacaaattattttagtctttagaTCGAAGGACTCAAAATCGATCCAAACCCATCCGCAATTTTTGCTTCTATTGGAGATAGAGaaagtatcatttaatttaCGGCAACCATTTCGACATTCGAGCTTCGTGCATCTAGCAATAAGGCTTCATAATTAGATTCggtggattttattttttaaaatcagcgTGTCTGTTATTCATTCAAACTTGGCAGTATAATTTGGCTttatttatgattatgataataattaaaagaaagccACATCAAACATGTGGGGATCTCGTAGGTTTGGCCTGTCGGTGGTACAAAACTATTAGTTACATGTTAAATCTCTTGTCAACAATTTCTGCAATGGATGAAGGAGCCTTGGTCCTTAATGCCACCACTTACTGAATTAATTGACCACTAACATGTGGGAAAAAATTAGGTTCGTTTTAGtatagtttttcttcttcttttc is a genomic window containing:
- the LOC100500689 gene encoding F-box protein At2g27310; its protein translation is MSVAPVDGIPSLNSDLFYDIFRRLDGATLASAACTCAALCSISKEESLWENVCSSMWPSTNREDVKSLISSVGGFRKFYADCFPLIVNKEVVGYQPNNYLEYPDNWTEAEYYGDMNESESISPSDFVSIVDIRFKGKPICSKVLWGIPNANGYDGWFYNCPFRIDILTYADRDDNNDGAVHLSVSDGLPPITSLERERKDGKLWRELREGLQLSWIIVNRKIKQAANLASWSPLGGQRHWPTDKDFVIRFGSVLPAKDILPCQVAECILIMKFRVIHTEEDGFQTTLKLTELSMQLEDMEGAHVNGRNSLLILKEALSSRRSKNYGEVLESCHMYSKVQNELKEEKMRNESRLDRLCILSGIAAFMTFWYCVL